A stretch of DNA from Kazachstania africana CBS 2517 chromosome 3, complete genome:
aaaattaccTGAACCAATACAAGTCATCATACAAGAACATCTTAAAAGAGTacattcaaatttacaatGTATCTCCCAAATTAATCAAGGTTACATACGATCAAAGCCATCCCTACAAGAACCTCCAGACCATACAAGTAACAACCCGCAACAAAGTCACGACGTCCTGGCTAAACTCTACCTTCTCATGAACAGAGTTTTCGAGTTTTGGTAAACTCTGTCCccctcctcctcctcctcctcctaATTCCACCACCAACTGATCATCATACTTCAACCACCTCGACACTCCGTCTTTCCCATAACCCCACCATCAATACAGGATATGTCAATTGATCATAACTGCAAAATACGTAATTTTAACTATCGAATCAAGTTACTACAAATAGTATTCCACCCTTGCCCCTCCCTCCTCCTCCTTCCATTTCCGGTAACTGTTACTCAATTTGGTTTGAAGCAGTACTACTTCGTTTTCcccttgaaaaaaattaactttCCTTCGAAGAAAGCGGAAAAATGTATAATTCCAATTCCcacaatatatatatatatatatatatatgctaGTTTATCTTTATGTATAATAGTAAGTTCAGTTGAGATAGAAAACTGTAGCAATGACTAATCATAAGAAACAAAGAGTTATCAACTGTATAACTCAATTACCTTACAAGATCCAATTGGATGAAGATAACAATTCATGGAATGTAACTCCATTGACAGGTAACAGTGCCCTTTATTCATCACTAGACTATTTACAAGATGAATCAAAAGACTATGAACAGATCGTTGTCGGTTGGACTGGTGAAATCTCAAGAAAAGTAAACAATAACAACATCAATACTAGCACTAGTTCAACTAATAGTAATACAAATGATGAGGATATTGAAGATCCTTTATATTTAACTAAAGATCAAATGACGAATTTAactgataaattgaataacgaagaaaatagaaaaaattataatcCAATTTGGTTActaagaagaaatcaatcaaGATGGAGAAATTATGCTGAAAATGTCATATGGCCAACTTTCCATTATATCTTAAATCCAACTGGTACTGAATCGATTATATCAGGTGATGATAATTCAATTGGTAATGAGAATGATTGGTGGTATGATTACGTTAGATTCAATGAAGCTTATGCGATGAAAGTCGGGGAACTGTATCAAAAAGGTGACGTCATTTGGATTCATGATTATTATCTATTACTATTGCCACAATTAATTAGAATGAAATTCCCAAATGATAATGTTACAATAGGTTATTTCAATCACGTGCCATGGCCATCTTATGAATATTTCCGTTGTTTATCGAAGAGAAAACAAATCCTAGATGGTGTTGTTGGtgcaaataaaatttgCTTCCAAAATGAACAATTTAGTCGTCATTTCGTTTCAAGTTGTAAAAGATTATTAGATTCAACTGccaaaaaatcaaaaaattcgtTAGGTATTgatcaatatcaaattagTGCTTATGGTGGTGATGTCTTAGTAGATTCTTTGCCAATCGGTGTCAATACTAAACTCTTGTTACAAGATGCATTCACTCAAGATATAGATTCCAAAGTTCTGGCAATCAAGGAAGCCTAtcaaaataagaaaattataatcGGCAGAGATCGTCTAGATTCTGTTCGCGGTGTTgtacaaaaattaagagcttttgaaactttctTGGCAATGTATCCGGAATGGAGAGATCAAGTAGTATTAATTCAAGTTAGTTCCCCAACTTTAAAAAGAAACTCCCCTGAAACCATCAAATTGGAGCAACAAGTTAATGAGTTGGTTAATTCCATAAATTCAGAATATGGTAGTCTCAATTTCTCTCCAGTACAACATTATTATATGAGAATCCCAAAGGACGTTTACATGTCATTATTAAGAGTCGCTGATTTATGTTTGATTACTAGTGTTAGAGACGGTATGAATACCACGGCATTGGAATATATTActatcaaatcaaatatatcaaatttcttaTGTTACGGCAATCCATTAATACTAAGTGAATTTTCAGGTTCCAGCACTCTATTGAAAGATGCGATTGTAGTCAACCCATGGGATTCTGTCGCGGTagcaaaatcaattaatatGGCTCTCAAATTAAACAAAGATGAAATGGGTTCCTTAGAGGCAAAATTATGGGATAAAGTCCCCACAACACAATCATGgactgaaaatttcttaacCTCATTGAAcgcttcttcaaatttagcAAATCAAAAAGATAGAAAAATAACGCCTGCTTTAAATAGACCAGttctattgaaaaactaCAAAAAGGCTGAACGTCgtcttttcctttttgaTTATGATGGTACTTTGACTCCAATCGTTCAAGACCCTGCAGCAGCAATTCCAACAGCTAGATTGTATTCTATCCTTCATAAATTATCTCAAGATCCAAAGAATCAAATTTGGATTATCTCTGGACGTGATCAGcaatttttaaataagTGGCTTGGTTCTAAAAATACTGAATTAGGTTTAAGTGCGGAACATGGTTGTTTCGTCAAAGATATTCGTAGTCCGGATTGGATCAACTTGACCGAAAAAACTGATATGTCATGGCAAGAACGTGTTAGTAAAGTCATGGAGGACTTCACTAATAAGACACCGGGttctttcattgaaaagaagaaagtcGCTTTGACTTGGCATTACAGACGTAGTGTCCCAGAACTTGGTGAATATAGTgcagaaaatttgaaaactgaGTTGATAAAATTTGCAGACGATTACGGTTTAGAAGTTATGGAAGGTAAAGCAAATATTGAAGTGAGACCAAGATTTGTTAATAAAGGTGAAATTGTTAAAAGATTAGTTTGGCATGAAAATGGTACTGATcaagatttattgaaaccaattgatgaaaatattacgAGAGATAAGATGCcagattttattttatgtCTAGGTGATGATTCTACGGATGAAGATATGTTCAGAGAATTAAACGTCATAGAGGATAAATGGcatgataaatttaaagatcaaaaaaatgaatggGGGCATTTCGGTTTTTACCCTGTAAAAGTAGCTTCTGCATCAAAGCAAACTGTCGCTAAAGCACATTTGACCGACCCTCAACAAGTTTTAGATACCCTAGGTTTACTTGTTGGTGATGTGTCCCTATTCCAAAGTGCTGGTACCGTAGAGCTGGACGCAAGAGGTCACGTTAAAGATAGTGAGAGTAGTTTGAAGTCAAAATTAGCTACCGAAGCTTATGCCATGAAAAGATCCTCCTCAAATAATGTTAACAATAAAGCATAGACTTTTACATTATTGTGTTATATACTTTATGATATACGAATATTTTGAGTAAAATATGCATACTCTTTTTTACATTCATATCAGATTGCGCGTACATCTGACTAGAAATATTTACTAAcgccatttttttttccagaTCTCTCGAGTAAGATGATGGCAGAAATACACGATAATACTCTAACCTAAAATATTCTCAACTATATGTCACTAGGTATATCACTATCTCAATTGATTACTGATAATCCACAGCCGTTATCTAGTGGAGTTAGTGCTTTAGATGATGCGTTAAATAAGGGATTCCATTCGCGATcaatttatgaaatttatGGCCCTCCAGGTGTCGGTAAAACCAAAATGGGGATACAGTTGGTCCAAAATGCAACGACTGGCAACTCAGAAAGGAAAGTCCTATGGATAGAGACACATGTTTCGGCCCCCTTGAATTTAATGGATTTTGATAAGGGAAATATCTTTACCGTTACAACTAATAAATTCACACAGTTactgatatttttcaagaaattacttgaaaaagatgaaaagtATGATTTGATTCTAATCAGTGGATTTTCCCAATTGGTGACCGATCATATAGAAATTTTGTTAAATCGAGGGTACAATTTCAAGAACATACATGAGCTAAAATGTAAACATTTGGCCCTAATACTTACCGAAATGACAAAATATACACACTCAAAAAATGCTAGCATAGTGCTGTTGAATGATTGTATGAACACATcctttcaaaaagatattgGTAATGTCGAAGACAATTTGGAAGTGGTCGACGATggatcaaattttttagtttcatcatcatttaattcACACAGGCGTAAAAATACACAAGTATTACGAAGCTCACTAGTTGCTAATTCTGCAATGGGGAACAAGGACAATATCTGGGAAGCCTTTATCAGATGCAGTATTGGCatattttggaattggAAACACAAAGACATCGGAAATAATAGGAAaagaaactttgaaaaatgcaGGATTGCAGTGGTGTCTGATTTAAATGGAAAGGAAAtgcaaaacaaaaagaGGGCAACGTATAAGAATGAAGTTGATTGCAGCATTGTTAGATTTGATATCGACGAAAGCAGTGGTagtttcaaagatatcaaGGCTGATTTgaacaatatcaatttcgATGACAGGATAATGCCACCccagaaaaaaaataaatctgGTTCATCCGTAAGCATTTCTCCGTCACTTACAGATTCAAGCCGTCAAGTCTCACCTGAAGAACTGCTACTAGACACCTCTCTAGTGGGCTCTGCGATAGATGCATACAACAAAACAGTATATGAAAAAGAGCCGGAATTGGAGGCTATCATATACGATAGTGAAGGATAGAACCGTGAGACAGACAATAATATCTTCGTTCAACTGTCTCATTGTGTTACGTGTTTGACAAGAGGGTGTCTCTGCATAGATGAGTGCTGCTTTCTAGGTGCACAACCTACTATGATGAATAAGATAACTAGATAAAACACAATTTTCGAGATTAGTGCAATCCGACTCTAGTCAGCTAAAAAGAGCCTGAGTGGTattaatataaaataatacgGTTATCTTATCCATCCCAACACGCTAGCTTACTTCTTGTAAagaattcttcttttgtcCGAACAACTTGGGTAAGTGGCAGCAGTTTTCGACAATTCTGTAGTAGCCTGTTACCTATCTTGAGAAAGGTTTGAAGGATTGTGTTATTACGAGGCGGACAAAAAAGCAGGTACAGTTTCTTAAATTCAGGACATCAGTGGCTTAAGACTTTTTTGacataatatttttcagcGTCGACGGCTAGAATGCTGTGCGTAATGatcataataataacaaaaaagGAAAGTCATTGCGTTTCATTTCTTGGCAAAATCAACTTTTCAGCGCATCCTGTGCACATAACATTGAACACTACTAGAGACAgttattataaaattttaattatAAAAAGAGGTGCATTTCTAGGATAGAGCAAGAAATAATGATTACAGTTCAAGCTATATAAATTGAGAGACATAAATGATGAAGGGCTTCAGCTACAGAGGGTCCTGGATCCCACATAGGTTTCCGAGGGAGTTCCATTTATTCTTTTACGATAATCATGGCTAGTATTCACTCAAGTCATTCTTctaaaaaagaagaaaataaagtaAATGAAACCTCATATTCACTTGAGGCCCATGATGTCCCTGAAGATGACTATTATAATGTCGGTGTCACAAATATTGAGATATACTCGGAGTTTTACAATACTCCTATGAAGagaataattctttttagTTCGATTTTTTTGGTATGCTATTCATATAGCCTTGATAGTACTTTGCGTAAAACCTTTAAGACTGACGCAACAAATTCTTTCTCTGAGCATTCTTTGGTATCATTTGTTAACTGTTTCAGTGCAATAGTTTCAGCTATTGGCGAGCTTTTCTTTGCCAGATCAGCGGACATTTTCGGCAGAACATccattttttatatatgtcTCGTCTTTTATGTTGTCGGTACTATTATTGTTGCTACTTCAAAAGGTATAAGCCAATTTGCTGCTGGTTATTGTATTTATTCTTTCGGTGAATCAGGTATCGATATGGTGATGCAACTTTTGGTTTCAGACTTTTCGCACTTGAATTGGAGGTTAGTTGCCGGGGTTATTCCAATGCTTCCTAATGTCATTAATGCATGGGCCAGTGGTACCATAGTATCAGATTTTAGCGATAATTGGCAATGGGGTATAGGAATGTTTGCTATCATTGTTCCTGTAGCATGTATTCCTCTCGCAGTATGCTTGTTCCATATGAGATATatggcaaaaaaaaataaaaagaatgaacTAAAGCGTCCTTGGCATTCAAATAACGAACTCTCGTGGGCGCAGTTCATCAGAGAAACACTGTTTTGGAGGCTTGATTTAGTCGGTCTCATTACCCTCGGAGCATCATTGGGTTGTATTTTGGTACCATTTACATTGACCAAAAAGGCCGGTAAAAAGTGGGCGAAAGCATCAACTATTGTTCCAGAAGTTATCGGTTGGGCCGTCGGTTTACCACTTTATATCGTATGGGAGAAATTTTATGCAAAGTATCCTTTAACGCCGCTAAGACTAATCAGAGACAGGGGAGTTTATGCTGCACTGGTCGCAGTTTTCCTGTatgaatttatttatgTTATGGAAGCAAATTATATGGTTACCGTTTTACAGGTAGCATTTAATAATACTTCTGCTGCAGCCACAAGAATTAACAACTCTTATGAGTTTGTAAGTGTTTTGACTGCTTTTATACTAGGTTTCTTCGTTGTGTTCATTAGGAAGACCAAGAGGTTGATTTTGTTTGGTGGCACTTTGTTTTTCGTTTCTTATGGCTTATTCATCCGTTATCGTGGTGGTCATGGCTGTTATGCCGGATCTATCGCCGCCCTTTGTGTATTTGGTTTCGCAAATGGTTTTATTAAATACCCAACAAGAACTTCCCTTCAAGCTTCTGCAGGCTCTCATAAAAGGATGGCTATGATTACTGCTCTTTTCACCGCAATTGGTAGTGTTGGTAAAGCTATGGCAGCTGCTATCGCCGGTGCTATTTGGAGTGGTCTAATGCCAGGTGCATTATCCAGTAGGATTTCCAATTCAAAGGTAGCTGCAAAGGCTTATAGTTCACCTCTCACGGTAATTAAGACGTATGGATGGAATTCGACTATTCGTAACGAGATGATTGAAGCTTATCGTTACGTCACAAAAGTTTTATATATTGTCGCAATTTGTTTATGTGTGCCTCTGCTAATTGCCTCTTTTCTACTGAGAGATAGAAGGTTGGAAAATAAGGTAGCTTATGATTCAGACTCAGATGATCCCTCAGTTTTggatgaagagaaaaaagtaTAGTTGGAAAGCCGTATTATTTGGTTCTAACTTTACTTTTTCGTGTTTTTTTATTGAGATAGACTTTATACAGGTacattttgtaaagaatattataaataaGCTAGGAAGCAAGCAAGTATGTCGGGTTTTGtaagaaagagaaaatgacagttttatatatcaattttaattAACACATTTTACTCCAATAGTTACAAGAAACACAAAATGTTTCGAAGTCCATATATTCTATATTCCGGATGGtcaatcaatattttgtagCAAAGTGTTGCGACAAGTGACTTGATATAGTGGccaaaagagaaatataTGTCCGATCATTTCAAGGAACTTTTTAACAAGGCAGCTAGTGAACAAAAATCAGACAGATACCCAACTGTTTGCAACAATTCAGGCTGTAATGGTAAAAGTATATTCATGCTCATGCGATTATTCGGCGTTATTGACTCGTTAGAAAATAGTACTCATAAAGGCCTTATTTCTCGTGCTGTTGGACACCTAACTTATTCGTGGCATAGAAGCCATTATTTCATgagaaataaagaaaagagtgtacaaagaaatttcaagaaaatgagTTTATTGGTTATGCCTTCTCAGACATGAATTACGTCCAACTACAATTGTCTGTATAATGTAATATACTGGCAGACAATGGATATTTAACTGGGGTTGCTTTGTTAGGTATTTAAGTTGTCATCCTTTTGAGGCTAGAAACTTTTAAATCTTCTATTCGGTTATGGTGCGTATGGTGGTAGTATATTGAAGGTGGGATGATTAACAGCAAAAATAGTCATCATTAAACTAGGCACAATTCAGTGTTTCAAAACGTCTATGTAGTTCCCTTGTagtttttcaagaaatacaTTAATATACTGCTAGCACATTTTCCCCTTGGTATATCAAGTCAGGTGTTGTATTGAGAATAACCTTTTGGAACATAATTGACGATGTATATATCCTTAGTGAGTTCATAGTACGaaactttttcaagacGACTCTCGAAAGTGTCATCTCATTGCTAGCTTTCTAATGACCCTTGCATGAATGTTTTCTCGTGCAAATTACTCTAAACAGATAGCTCAGCTCCTCCACTACAGCCTCCTTAAAATCTGAAGTGACGCGGATAAGAAGGTCGGTTAGGTGAAACCCAAAGTTGCTTGAAAGAGGAACTGTCAGGTTTCCGGGCGAGCTGTGTATAAGTGGACAAGATTAGTATGTCTCAGTATGAACTTTTTTGAGAGAGGCAATGAACCCCGCCAAATACAGGTCAAAGTTACTGTTGTAGAAAGATATTTGCATTCAGGGAAGAGGAGAAGAAATTGCATAGTTTACTAGGGACGCagaaatttataatataGTGCATTGTCATTTGGAGCTACGGATCGGTATGTAGGGAAGCGATACCCTCGCAGTTAAGAGCAAATGCGTTATTCGAGACAAGTGCCACATGTATGTTATGACTGTTCTTGCAGCATTAGTCTTCTTCCCTTTTCCTCTTTCGAGGGGGATAACCCAGATCAAAAAGGCTGGCCTTGCGTTTTACTGACTTTGGAACACAGTTTTTTCCTATCCCCCTCGAATGATCTGTTACTGACTGTAAGACGCATCGGAGAGATTGCGTCTCTTCTCGATCGCATTTAGCgctttttttcctttacTGGATCAGGCACAACGCGAATTTTGGGCCTCCCTTCTTCTCCTCCTCGAAGTGGCACATTCCAAAGTAGGAAAAGGTAGGAATCAAGCAGTACCCGTAGTTAATCCATATATCACATGTTCAGCCATTGGACTTACTTGAAGCGTGGGTCGCCTACTGTAGACAGAGGGGGAACAAGGGCATTGCCCCCCCCCCCACCTTCCCCCGAGAGAGGAGCTCCTTTAGTGCAAATAATTACAATAGCAAGATTATAATCAGGACCTGGTCCagtttcttctctttttttttttttcttgagTTCATTCATTCTTTTATTGTGTAAAAGCATGAAGAAGACCTTGTAAGCCCCATGCATATCAGTTCATCCACGGGGTTTacaacaatttttaatattcttttcttcattagtAAAGTTTAAATTATACCATGAATGGATAGTTTTCACTTTCACCGAaagtagaaaaaaaaaatgcatcCGTTTCCCTTTGAAGAAACGTCATTGTATCTTTAtccaaaaatattcttgCCATCAGCATACTTCCAATTTATAACGCCCTGTACGtttaattttatctatTTCGATATAATGTTAGTTTAACACATATCATTAGGAGagccaaaaaaattaaaaataagtCAGAAAAGCAAGCATAACagtgaattttttgagaaCTTTCCTCTTTTGCacaaaaatttctatatAGTGTAATGTCAATTTTTCCCCCTTGCATCATTATCGTCTTCTCGTGACGGTTTACGCCAATGTCCATTTTGTTTCACTGAGATGGTACTTTTGTCTATTTCCTCATGCACAAGTTTTGCAAAATGGATACACTCCATGCTGCCaattctaaaaataaatttagaAACCAATCGTTTTTCTAACGAAGTGGGTGGTTTGAGTTTTGAATATCCTTCCTGAATTTGAACAATATGATGAGGCTATCTAATccaacatatataaatgtcCCATATATTTCCCTTGTTACAACTTTTTATCTTTGCTTTTTcactttattttgatattaaagCTAAATAAAATACTATCAGAAACCCATTCCATTCGTTGAGATATACAATTAAAAATGCAATTCAGTAACAAAAgtattttaatttttgctTCCTTTGCTTCTTCAGCAATGGCCGTTGTCTCTAACAGCTCTGTCGCAAGTTACGCCTCTAGCACCGTCCCTGTATCTTCAAGTGTAATCCCAGTGGATGTCTCTTCCTCATTACTACCAGCAGGGTCCGAAAATGGTACTTCAACTGCAGCAGAAGAAACTTCTACTACTGTACCAGTGGAATCCTCTGTGACTGTCCCAATTATTACAAGCTCCGGTGCCGGTGTTGTTAACGCTTCTACAACAGTCACCAGTACTGATACTGCAACCATTACTTCCTGCCCAGATGGTGTCTGTCTTCTATCAACCAGCTGGGAAACTGAAACGACTGTGGTCACTGAATTCACTACTTACTGTCCCGAACCAACCACTTTCACTTACAATGACAAGACATATACTGTTAACTCTGCCACTACTATAACCATAACTGACTGTCCATGTACTCTTACAAAGACACACGAAATTGCCTACACTACTGTAACAAACGTTGTTACTGACTATACAACATACTGCCCAGAACCAACAACCGTTTGTATCGGTGATAGCACATACACTGTTTCT
This window harbors:
- the KAFR0C02660 gene encoding uncharacterized protein, translating into MASIHSSHSSKKEENKVNETSYSLEAHDVPEDDYYNVGVTNIEIYSEFYNTPMKRIILFSSIFLVCYSYSLDSTLRKTFKTDATNSFSEHSLVSFVNCFSAIVSAIGELFFARSADIFGRTSIFYICLVFYVVGTIIVATSKGISQFAAGYCIYSFGESGIDMVMQLLVSDFSHLNWRLVAGVIPMLPNVINAWASGTIVSDFSDNWQWGIGMFAIIVPVACIPLAVCLFHMRYMAKKNKKNELKRPWHSNNELSWAQFIRETLFWRLDLVGLITLGASLGCILVPFTLTKKAGKKWAKASTIVPEVIGWAVGLPLYIVWEKFYAKYPLTPLRLIRDRGVYAALVAVFLYEFIYVMEANYMVTVLQVAFNNTSAAATRINNSYEFVSVLTAFILGFFVVFIRKTKRLILFGGTLFFVSYGLFIRYRGGHGCYAGSIAALCVFGFANGFIKYPTRTSLQASAGSHKRMAMITALFTAIGSVGKAMAAAIAGAIWSGLMPGALSSRISNSKVAAKAYSSPLTVIKTYGWNSTIRNEMIEAYRYVTKVLYIVAICLCVPLLIASFLLRDRRLENKVAYDSDSDDPSVLDEEKKV
- the RAD55 gene encoding putative DNA-dependent ATPase RAD55 (similar to Saccharomyces cerevisiae RAD55 (YDR076W); ancestral locus Anc_8.200), which produces MSLGISLSQLITDNPQPLSSGVSALDDALNKGFHSRSIYEIYGPPGVGKTKMGIQLVQNATTGNSERKVLWIETHVSAPLNLMDFDKGNIFTVTTNKFTQLLIFFKKLLEKDEKYDLILISGFSQLVTDHIEILLNRGYNFKNIHELKCKHLALILTEMTKYTHSKNASIVLLNDCMNTSFQKDIGNVEDNLEVVDDGSNFLVSSSFNSHRRKNTQVLRSSLVANSAMGNKDNIWEAFIRCSIGIFWNWKHKDIGNNRKRNFEKCRIAVVSDLNGKEMQNKKRATYKNEVDCSIVRFDIDESSGSFKDIKADLNNINFDDRIMPPQKKNKSGSSVSISPSLTDSSRQVSPEELLLDTSLVGSAIDAYNKTVYEKEPELEAIIYDSEG
- the SNF11 gene encoding Snf11p (similar to Saccharomyces cerevisiae SNF11 (YDR073W); ancestral locus Anc_8.194) → MNAAIDRSGNINNNINFNNTANGITNSPADALVPISEQVQYKVQLLLHINSVLLARVIHMTNTISKEHNDLSKLPEPIQVIIQEHLKRVHSNLQCISQINQGYIRSKPSLQEPPDHTSNNPQQSHDVLAKLYLLMNRVFEFW
- the TPS2 gene encoding trehalose-phosphatase TPS2 (similar to Saccharomyces cerevisiae TPS2 (YDR074W); ancestral locus Anc_8.195); translation: MTNHKKQRVINCITQLPYKIQLDEDNNSWNVTPLTGNSALYSSLDYLQDESKDYEQIVVGWTGEISRKVNNNNINTSTSSTNSNTNDEDIEDPLYLTKDQMTNLTDKLNNEENRKNYNPIWLLRRNQSRWRNYAENVIWPTFHYILNPTGTESIISGDDNSIGNENDWWYDYVRFNEAYAMKVGELYQKGDVIWIHDYYLLLLPQLIRMKFPNDNVTIGYFNHVPWPSYEYFRCLSKRKQILDGVVGANKICFQNEQFSRHFVSSCKRLLDSTAKKSKNSLGIDQYQISAYGGDVLVDSLPIGVNTKLLLQDAFTQDIDSKVLAIKEAYQNKKIIIGRDRLDSVRGVVQKLRAFETFLAMYPEWRDQVVLIQVSSPTLKRNSPETIKLEQQVNELVNSINSEYGSLNFSPVQHYYMRIPKDVYMSLLRVADLCLITSVRDGMNTTALEYITIKSNISNFLCYGNPLILSEFSGSSTLLKDAIVVNPWDSVAVAKSINMALKLNKDEMGSLEAKLWDKVPTTQSWTENFLTSLNASSNLANQKDRKITPALNRPVLLKNYKKAERRLFLFDYDGTLTPIVQDPAAAIPTARLYSILHKLSQDPKNQIWIISGRDQQFLNKWLGSKNTELGLSAEHGCFVKDIRSPDWINLTEKTDMSWQERVSKVMEDFTNKTPGSFIEKKKVALTWHYRRSVPELGEYSAENLKTELIKFADDYGLEVMEGKANIEVRPRFVNKGEIVKRLVWHENGTDQDLLKPIDENITRDKMPDFILCLGDDSTDEDMFRELNVIEDKWHDKFKDQKNEWGHFGFYPVKVASASKQTVAKAHLTDPQQVLDTLGLLVGDVSLFQSAGTVELDARGHVKDSESSLKSKLATEAYAMKRSSSNNVNNKA
- the SED1 gene encoding Sed1p (similar to Saccharomyces cerevisiae SED1 (YDR077W) and SPI1 (YER150W); ancestral locus Anc_8.201), producing the protein MAVVSNSSVASYASSTVPVSSSVIPVDVSSSLLPAGSENGTSTAAEETSTTVPVESSVTVPIITSSGAGVVNASTTVTSTDTATITSCPDGVCLLSTSWETETTVVTEFTTYCPEPTTFTYNDKTYTVNSATTITITDCPCTLTKTHEIAYTTVTNVVTDYTTYCPEPTTVCIGDSTYTVSEPTTITVTGPCTITETIPVTVPTVAETTTAAPAAPETDTTVIKTPATTKATQSATTVAEVQTSEAAQSQTTAVVQQNENGAAVFIPSAAAMVGALFFFL